The Pan paniscus chromosome 1, NHGRI_mPanPan1-v2.0_pri, whole genome shotgun sequence genome has a segment encoding these proteins:
- the LOC117974949 gene encoding peptidyl-prolyl cis-trans isomerase A-like 4C gives MSSWEVLYGQLISEGKIEPDLQKSLYNITATAKMKEASLKRVHTVISTIRHSGKGQTIKTVKRPVVIFADATIAVSPVLSATVNSVVFFDITVDGKPLGRISIKLFADKIPKTAENFRALSTGEKGFRYKGSCFHRIIPGFMCQGGDFTRHNGTGDKSIYGEKFDDKNLIRKHTGSGILSMANAGPNTNGSQFFICTAKTEWLDGKHVAFGKVKEHVNIVEAMEHFGYRNSKTSKKITIADCGQF, from the exons ATGTCTTCATGGGAAGTTCTCTATGGCCAGTTGATTAGTGAGGGAAAAATTGAGCCTGATTTACAGAAGTCACTGTACAACATCACAGCAACAGCCAAAA tgaaagaagccagtctgaaaagggtACATACTGTGATTTCAACTAtacgacattctggaaaaggccaaACTATAAAGACAGTAAAAAGACCAGTGGTTATCTTTGCAGACGCCACCATCGCTGTGAGCCCTGTACTATCAGCCACGGTCAACTCCGTCGTCTTTTTTGACATCACCGTCGATGGCAAGCCCTTGGGCCGCATCTCCATCAAACTGTTTGCAGACAAGATTCCAAAGACAGCAGAAAACTTTCGTGCTCTGAGCACTGGAGAGAAAGGATTTCGTTATAAGGGTTCCTGCTTTCACAGAATTATTCCAGGGTTTATGTGTCAGGGTGGTGACTTCACACGCCATAATGGCACCGGTGACAAGTCCATCTATGGGGAGAAATTTGATGATAAGAACCTCATCCGAAAGCATACAGGTTCTGGCATCTTGTCCATGGCAAATGCTGGACCCAACACAAATGGTTCCCAGTTTTTCATCTGCACTGCCAAGACTGAGTGGTTGGATGGCAAGCATGTGGCCTTTGGCAAGGTGAAAGAACATGTGAATATTGTGGAAGCCATGGAGCACTTTGGGTACAGGAATAGCAAGACCAGCAAGAAGATCACCATTGCTGACTGTGGACAATTCTAA